The nucleotide window ACATCATTTACGCTAATGTTGAAAATGTAAACGTAGATGGCATTAGCTATGAGGAACGCCTCGAAATGCTCACAGTTGGTATTCCATTAAAAAGAGGCCAACGTGTTAAAGGGGTAGAAGTATATCGTTCTGATGACACCGGTGATAGCTGGAGAAAAGTGAGCCCAGATGGAGAAGATGTTGGTGGTGGACCTGGTTATTACTACCAGCAATTAATCGTTGACCCTAATGACTCTGACCATGTTTACGTACTTGGCGTTCGTATGTGGGAAACTGTGGATGGTGGAAAGAACTGGAGACGTCCATTCCGTTTTGGTGGTGATAATCACGCTATGTGGATTGACCCTAGCGATTCAAAACACATGATTCTTGGTTATGATCATGGTATGGGTATTACCTACGATGGGGGTAAAAAGTGGTACCATCCAGATGAAATCCCATTAGCTCAATTCTATTCTATTGATGTAGATATGGCTTACCCATACAATGTGTATGGTGGCTTGCAAGATAATGGTTCTGTAATGGGACCAAGCTCTAATCCTAACGGAGTACCTGTTCGCATTCAAGATTGGAGACGTACTGGTGGCGGTGATGGTATGTATAACATCGTTGATAAAACAAATAACAGATACCTATACAACGAGTATCAGTTTGGACCAATTCAACGTGTGGATCTAAAAACCGGTGAAGCAACAAGCATTCGCTATGAAAATGCGAATAAAATGCGTTGGAACTGGAGCTCACCTATTGTAGTGTCGGAGCATAATGCTGATGTAATCTACCATGCAGGTAATAAAGTTCTTCGTTCAGATTTCAGAGGAGAAAATTGGAAAGAAATTAGTCCTGATTTAACCAATGATGACGCTGTTAAAGCGGCTGGTACTGGTAACATCCAATATGGTACTATAACTACTTTAGAAGAATCGCCAATTAATCCTGATGAACTTTGGGTTGGTACCGATGATGGCAACGTTCAACTTACACTAGATGGTGGCAAAACTTGGACAAAACTAAACGATAACATCAAAGGCAACCCTGGATACTGGGTAAGCCGCATTGAAGCTTCTGCTCATTTCGCAGGTACTGCTTATGTAAGCTACACAGGTCTTCGTCGTGATGATTTCCGTCCATTTGTGTACAAAACTACCGACTTTGGTAAAACATGGACTTCTATAGCAGCCAACTTACCGAACGAAAATATCAATGTGATTAAGGAAGATCATAAGAATCCAGATCTGCTTTTTGTAGGAACCGACCAATCTGTGTTTGCAACTATTGATGGTGGCAAAAACTGGACGGAAATGAACAATGGTTTCCCAACAAATCCAGCATACGATTTAGTAATTCATTCGCGTGAAAACGACTTAGTTGTAGGGACACATGGTAGAGGTATCTTTATCGCGGACATCAGCCCACTTCAAGAATTAAATCAAGAAGTACTAAGCAGCAAAGCTTATTTGTTTGATATAGAAGACAAAGTTAAATGGGGAAATTACCCTGTAAATAACGCTTCATACACCAACTACAATGGCGAAAGTGAAGCTCCAGGAACTCATATTAACTTCTACGCTTCGCAAGCTGGTAAAGCAACAATCAACATCTACAAAGGGAAGAGAAAAATTCAAACCTTGACTGTAGATGCTGAAAAAGGTCTAAACCAAACTATCTGGAATATGGACCAAATTGTTCGTGCACGTACGGATCAGGAAATGGAAGGTGTTAAGCGCCAAGCTGAGCGAATGAAAAACTGGGGCTATACGGATGCTCAAGCTGAAGCTTATATCGAGCGTTCTAAGTACATCACATCAGAAATCAATCCAGGTGACTTCAAAGTAGAGCTTATCTTAAATGGCGTTACCATGATGAAAGATGCTACAGTATTAGAAGACCTTTGGTATGACCAATAATTAGAGTACCACACTTCTAATTAAACATTCTTTAAAAGGGTCAGATTATATCTGATCCTTTTTTAATTTAAGCCAACTAGACTTTTCTCATTTGAAATCATTCATAGCTACTTTATTTCTTCTACTCTTTTGTTCCATTTCTTTGTTTGCACAACAAGCGGATGTAATTCGAGGCGTAGTAATCCAACAAGAAACACAAGAGCCTATTCCCGGTGCTCAAGTATTTATCAATGGAACCACATTGGGTACCCTATCTGATAGCCTAGGAAACTTCATACTAAAGGATGTGCCGATCGGAATTGTTGAAGTGGTTGTACGTGTGCTCGGCTTCGAGTATGCCTCCTTCAAAGTGAACACAAATTCTATTGAAACTGAATATCGAGTTGAGCTTAAAGAAAAAGTCTATGAACTTGATCAAATTACGGTATCACCCGATCCAGAAGAATGGAAAATTAACTTCGAGCAATTTAGAAAAGTTTTTATAGGCCAAGGGCCATTTTCAGATGAAACAAAGATTAAGAATAAAGAAGATCTAAACTTTGAATATGATGTAAAGCAAAATAAGTTAATTGCTTTTGCATACGATAAACTCATCATTGAAAACAAGGCTTTAGGATACGAGATCTACTTCTACTTAGAGAATTTTCAAATAGACTTCACAAATAGGACCAATACATTTTCAGGACAAACCCAATTCATTCCCTTAAAGTCTAGGCGTAAACGAACACAAAGAAGGTGGGAAGCTAATAGAGAACTCGCTTATAAAGGTTCATTCCTACATTTTTCGCAATCATTAATTGCTAATAGAAGTGTTGATGAAGGTTTTGTTGTGAAGTGGGAAAAGCGTGAAGATAAAGCACGTTATATCACCCGAGATACTATAGCTACTGAAACATATTTCCAAAAAGTAAAACAAGAGGAATATCTATTTCGCTTCGATAACTTCATAAATGTGCAATTCATGGGTGAATTTGAAGACCCTAGCTATTTAAGGTCTATCGCTTCTGTATTTGACTCTAACCCAAGAACCTTAGTAGACTATCAAGTATCTTCTGTGACTCTACTTGCAGATTCTGTTCGTATGGATAAAAACGCATATGTATATAACCCAACCGATCTTTTATTTGATGGGTATTGGTCGTTTGAAAGTGTTTCTGATATGCTTCCTCTTGATTATTCTATGCTTAAAAAGGATGACTAAACTTTTTTTGTAAGGAATATATTTTATTTGGGTCTTACATACATTACACATATTTTCTCATCGGAATTACGATGACACGATGTGACACCCCTTGTGCATATATTTAGGGGAAACGAAAAAACTTAAGCATAGAATCATGGCTGAATCAAAAGATAAACTAAAAGCACTCGACATTGCCGTTGGGCAAATTGAAAAGCAACACGGTAAAGGCACCATCATGAAGTTAGGTGATGATGCAGCTCAAGATGTTGAGGTGATCTCTACAGGATCAATAATGGTAGATTATGCCCTTGGTGTTCAAGGCGTGCCACGTGGTCGTATTACCGAAATCTATGGACCTGAAGCCAGTGGTAAAACAACATTGGCCTTACAAGTAATAGCCGAAGCTCAAAAGAATGGTGGATATGCCGCATTTATTGATGCAGAGCATGCCTTTGACCCTCGCTACGCTAAAGCATTAGGTATTAAAGTTGATGAACTACTCGTATCTCAACCTGATAGTGGTGAACAAGCCCTCGAAATTACCGAAACCCTTATTCGCTCTGGAGCACTAGACGTTATTGTTGTGGATTCAGTGGCTGCACTAGTACCTCGTGCTGAACTTGAAGGCGAGATGGGTGACTCACATATGGGTCTTCAAGCACGCTTAATGTCGCAAGCACTTAGAAAAATCACTGGTATCGTAAACAAATCTCACACTGCTTGTATTTTCATTAACCAGGTACGTGAGAAGATTGGAGTGATGTTTGGTAACCCGGAAACAACTACCGGTGGACGTGCACTTAAATTCTACTCATCGGTACGATTAGACATCCGAAGAATTGGCGCCATCAAGAAAGGCGATGAGGTTCTTGGTAACCGTACGAAAGTAAAAGTAGCTAAAAACAAAGTAGCTCCACCTTTTAAGGTTGTGGAATTCAATATTATGTATGGTAAAGGGATTTCTAAAATTGCAGAGATACTTGATCTCGCAGTTGAGTTCGACATCATTCAGAAAAGAGGAAGCTGGTTCCGATATGATGGTGAACCTATTGGACAAGGTGCTGATTCTGCTATGCAGTTCTTGGAAGAAGATGCAGCACTTACTGAAAAGATCGAAAGTACCGTTCGTGCTCGACTAAAAGGTGAAGAGCCTGATGAGATTACCGCCGATGCGAGTAAAGAAAAAGAAGCCGAAACAGCTTAATAAGTAATGGTAGTGAACCCTACTATTCGTTCACTAGCAACTGATTGATAATTTTATTGTAAAGAGTGGATGGGTCGAATGGCTTTGTTAAATAGTCATTCATCCCAGCCTCTTTGCAACGATCAGTATCTCCCTTCACAGCATTGGCTGTTAGCGCAATTATAGGAATATCCATTTTCAATTGATTCCGAATTGCCATCGTCGCTTCGATGCCATCCATTACAGGCATTTGCACATCCATCAATATAATATCGAACTTATCATTGGTCAGCTTTTCAAGAGCTTCTTCACCATTTTGAGCCCAATCGTGTTTTACACGCCATTGATCGAGTAACGACTTAATCAACAATCGGTTGATTTTATGATCTTCAACGAGAAGTAAATTAATAGTCGAGATATCAAAGGTGTTTACATTATAAACGGGTTGTTCAGCAAGGTCTTCTTTATCCGCATAACTCAATGGAATATTCACAGAAAACTCTGAACCCTCTCCTACTGCACTTTGCACTAGAATCTTACCACCTAACAGTTCAACTAATAATTGTGTAATGGTAAGCCCTAAGCCCGTTCCACCAAATTTACGTGTTGTACTTGTGTCTGCTTGGCTGAAACTTTCAAAAATCTTAGTGAGCTTTTCGTTACTAATACCAATACCTGTATCTACAACTTTAAACTGAACAACTTTACCGTTTTTTTTGGTATTTAACGCATGCACCTCCAGTTTCACAGATCCTCGATCAGTAAACTTTATAGCGTTACTCAATAAGTTGATTAGTATTTGTTTTATTCGAGTTGGATCACCAATAAAATAACTCTTAAGGTCTTTGCTCAGTTCTTTCTGTAATAAAATACCTTTCTCTTCAGCTCTGAAATGCATGGTCGAAAATACATCATCAACCAGCTTTACCATATCGAACCCCACTTGTTCAATATCAAGTTTTCTGGCTTCTATTTTAGAGAAATCTAGAATGTCATTGATAATAGAAATCAGATAATCAGCAGAGTTAATAGTAGCTTCTACATATTTCTTTTGCTCTGGATTAAGTGGTGTTTGATTTAAGAGTTTTGTTAAGCCTATGATGGCGTTCATCGGTGTTCGAATTTCATGGCTCATATTGGCAAGAAATTCTTCTTTTGCTTTGGAGGATTCTTCCGCCTGCTTCTTAGCCTCTAATAGGTCTCTCTGTACTTTTTTAAACTTCGTTATATCACGGGCAACTGCTTGTATGCCATGATATTTACCATCTCTGTATAAAATTTGAACATTTTGACCAATCCAGAGCTCTTTCCCATTTATGGTTTTAAGTGGAAACTCTAAATAATTAGTAGACTCTTTTTTCTTAATTCTAGTGGTATAGAAATTATATACAGTATCTCTATAATCATCTCTCACTAAGTTTATAAACTTCATAGCCAAGAGGCCCTGTTCAGTATAACCTGATAATCTATAGGCAACAGGATTTACATAGGTGAAGTACCCATCTTTATCTACCCTATAGATAATATCCGTGGCATTTTCTACGAATAGCTTATACCTTTTTTCACTTTCACTTAAAGCCTGTGTAACCTTCTTCCGGTACTCTATTTGTAGCTTCACATAATCCGCTACAGCTGAAATATTTTCAGTGTTCAACGCTTCAAATTCTCTAATCCCTAAGGTCTCTAGCGACTCTTTTAGGGTATTCAGTACCTTTACTTGTTTCTCATTTTCAACTTTAAGCTTCACATTCGACTCTAAAATCTCCTCGGAACTTAAATCCATAGCACGTTCTAGTAATGCTCTATCACTATCATAGTGCTCATAGGAAGACTGAACCTTATGCAGTAGAATCACTAACTCATCGGGTAATGCCTTATCCTCACCGTACGCCTTTTTTAGCTGGCGGAGTAAAAGCTTGTTAGTAATTCCATATTCGTCGGTGTAACTCATTCTAACTCGGTAAAGGTCGTAATAGTCATTGTTTGATTGTGCAGCTCACAAGTAAGATTATTCGAGTGTGGGGATATTTCTCCATTTGAGAAGAACCCTGCATAAGTGCTCTCTTGCCCAAATACATCTACTACGCTTTCAACTTCTTCTTCGATACGTTGATTGAGTACAAGTTTCCGTCCTACACAGCTCACCATTAATACTAAATCAGGATTCTTAGCTAAATTAAAGCGCTCAACATTTTGTACAGCGGCATCCATTGCTCCTTCAATGATACGGTCAAAGTTTGCACGCATAAATCGAACGGTAGAACCTTCAATCATATTTCCTGCGAAGGTCATAGTACCTTCTTCATCATCAACATTTAAAACTGTTCTAACAAGCGGCTCATCCACGCCATCTAATTTCATATTGAGTGGGAACAATAAAGCTGAACCAGGTAATTCTTCAGCTTTATCGCCTAGATAGCGCTTATAAATTTCTAAGGCATTTTTGCCATCAATCTCATAAAGTACATTGCCAATTGATTTTGTGACTATACGGTGAGGACCAAATTCATCCCATCCCCCTTTGGCACCGTATGTGATTTTTATGTTTTCACCATAAAAACCAATCAGCACTACATTTCCTTCCGACGGTATTTCATCTACACTCACAAGCGTTTTAATAAACTGAGCGTTATCACTGGCCATACCACCCGTAATACTTACTGAATTACTCGTCTCACTTCGAATTCCTTTAACTAATTCTGACCCATTTACTACCTGCCCATCCGATACTACCAAGATATGATTCAAGTCATGATCACTTAGTTTCTTTGCAAGTTTAGCTCCCAGTTCATAGCTGTCCTGAACTTCACTGTGGTTTAACGACTGCACCTCAATTGGTGTTTTCTCTAATTGAATGGCTGTTACTAATATATTTTGCTCGTCATGAACTTGATCTGAAATTTCCCCCGATGTTGAAGCAGTTACAATCTTAGCATTAGGATACTTCGACCTTACAAAATTGTAATGACTTTCATCACCCAGTAACTCAACAGTGCCAAACATAAACACTAAAGTTGCTGATGATTCTGAAAACCCTAACTCTCTTTTTCGGCTTACCCAGCCATCAGAATTTGAATATATTAGCTGTTCGCTTTTCATATTTTTACATTTTTAAAATAACATAGAGCTTTTCATATTTTAGGTGAATTAGAATAGGTTAATACAAACCCTTATCGGTATCACCAACTTGCCTAAAGCTCCGAAATTACCAAGCACTGTATCACGCATCGAAGTGCAGAAAAAATCATCAGTTAGGTACTCTATTTTTTCTGAAACAGAATTCATAGTGGGAGTTTCTGATGCTACTTTAGTAAGATTAGATTTACGTAAGGGAACCGTAATAGACGAAGTGCTCTATCAGCGAATAGAAAATGAAGAAGAAAGATGGAAAGTTAGAGAGTATCTCATTGGTCTATTATCAAGAAGAGATCATGCAAGTTTTGAGCTCAAACAAAAAGGATTAAAGAAAGACTACTCGGCTCAGATTCTAGATGAATTAATTTATGAACTTGAGCAAAAAGGATATATCAACAATCATAGTTTTGCGGTTAAATATGTCCATGACAAGTACGAGTTCAATAAATGGGGCCCCACTAAAATTCGAATAGAGTTACAGAAAAAGAAGCTTTCAGCAAACATCATTGAACAAGCACTGGATGAAGTGTTTAGTGAAGTGGATCAAATTGAAACGATTCATGCCTTAATTCTTAAAAAGAAACCGGCTTTACTTCGTACAGAGGCCTTTAAAAGGAAGAAGAAAATTTTTGACTTTTTAGTACGGAAAGGGTTCTCTCCAAATACTATATTAAAGCAGATGGATTACCTCTTAGAATTAATAGAAAAATGAAAAACATCACCTTAGAACGTGTGGTAAAATTTGGGATTGGGATAACCGCCGTCGGTTTTCTTGGGCTCGTATTATACCGTTATGGTACATTGGTGTTGTACTTAGTGCTGGCTATGATTCTAAGTTACATTTTAGATCCTGTTGTAAACTGGTTACAACGCAACAAAATCCATCGCACGCTTGCCATATCGCTTACTCTCATAGCCGTAATTTTAGTGTTTGTGTATGCCTCTACTTCTGTTGTCCCAATTGTAGCAGAACAAATGGTAGAACTGGCTGGACAACTTGATATTCAAAATATTGAGATGATTGCCAATAGCGTGGAAACTAAGTTGAGTGAAGATTATCAATTTATTCCCGAGGGATTTCTAAGTAATAATATCTCTCAGGTATTGAATAGCTTATTTAACTTCGACCAGTTTTCATCTGTATTCAGTAATGTTGTGGGGGTATTCACCGACATCTTCTCGGCTATTCTGGTTGTTCCTTTTGCAGCTTTTTTCTTCTTAAAAGATGGATCCAAAATCCGTCGTGATTTACTCCGTTTGGTTCCCAATAAGTATTTCGAAACCTCGCTTACCCTCATCGATAAAATTGAGAAACGACTGGGATTATATTTTAGAAGTGTATTACTTCAAAGTATTTTAGTGGCTTTTAGTTCTTGGAGCACATTGTCTATTGCTGGACTTGAAAACTCATTATCGGTAGGTATTGCTGTAGGTCTCGCAAACACGATCCCTTATTTTGGGCCGGTTCTTGGCTACATACTTTCGGTGATTATATCAATCATTGAAACGGGAGATTTCTCGCTAGTGCTTGCTTGCTTGCTCGCAATCTTTATTGTGCAGATGCTAGACAATATCCTATTTCAACCATTGCTGTTCTCGAGATCGGCAGATATGCACCCGGTGGCTATCTTATTCATCATATTAGTTGGGGCTGAAACAGCGGGAATTCTAGGGATGTTGGTAGCTATACCATTGGCTACAATTATCCGAATTACCATTTTACAGATATCATGGAGTTTCAATAACTATCAAGTATTCCGGCGAGATACTGAAGTCATAAAAAGCTCCTCTGGTTAGCAATCTTATCTCTGAATTAGAGCTAAAGATTGCTATCTTTGTAAAACGCTATTAGGCAACGCTAAAATAACAGCACATTGAATAACCTCGTTGTTTTTGCCTCAGGTTCAGGCTCAAACTTCCAATCTATTATAGACGCCATTACATCGGGTCAGCTGTCCGCACGTATTGTAGGTTTGGTGACTAATAAAAATGAGGCCTATGCTATTGAACGAGCTAAAAATAACAACATTCCTGTTCTGGTTTTAAACCCCTCTGATTTTGAAGACAATAGCGAATACTCTGAAAAGCTCCTTCAGCAACTTACAGATTGGAATACAGATTTAATTGTTTTGGCTGGCTATTTGAGAAAAATTCCAGCTTCCATTATACAAGCGTTTGATAATAGAATATTAAACATCCATCCTGCTCTATTGCCCAAATTTGGAGGCAAAGGATTTTATGGAATGAATGTACATACAGCGGTTATTGAGCAACAAGAAGTTGAAACAGGTTGCACCGTTCATGTAGTAACAGAAGAATATGACAAAGGCCCTATTTTAGGGCAATCAAAAGTTCAGGTATTAGATACAGATACTCCTGAAGACCTTGCAAAACGTGTGCTTACGGAAGAACACAAATTGTATCCTCGTGTAATTCAATCTCATTTAGAAACTCTAAATCAACATTAAGGTGGCTTTAAAACCCTTATCCTCACTCCCAACAACACCATTAATTATCAAAAGAGCACTGCTTTCAGTATCTGATAAAACAGATATCATTCCATTAGCAGAAGCTTTACATGCCAATGATGTAGAACTCCTTTCTACAGGTGGTACTGCCAAAGCCATTGCAGATGCAGGAATTCCAGTTAAAGATGTTTCTGAAATAACGGGGTTTGAAGAGTGTTTAGATGGACGAGTTAAAACACTTCATCCTTTTGTGCATGGTGGAATTCTAGCTCGCACGAGTTATGAAAACGACAATAT belongs to Balneola vulgaris DSM 17893 and includes:
- a CDS encoding WD40/YVTN/BNR-like repeat-containing protein, which codes for MRFTDTKSILLIMIVGLLAGVDTTLAQQIPSNVIDELHFRSIGPTRQGGRYVDLAVVEKSPKVFYTATASGGLWKTVNNGISFFPIFDNESVVSIGDVTVDQRDTSIVWVGTGEANNSRSSYFGDGVYKSTDGGQTWKNMGLPESHHIGRILIDPNNSDVVYVAALGHLYSDNPERGLYKTTNGGKSWKKVLDVEAEGKKIGVVDVAMHPTNPNILIAATYDKIRKPWTFNEGGPGSAIYKSTDAGKTWTKLENGLPGGFLGRIGVAFSQKDPNIIYANVENVNVDGISYEERLEMLTVGIPLKRGQRVKGVEVYRSDDTGDSWRKVSPDGEDVGGGPGYYYQQLIVDPNDSDHVYVLGVRMWETVDGGKNWRRPFRFGGDNHAMWIDPSDSKHMILGYDHGMGITYDGGKKWYHPDEIPLAQFYSIDVDMAYPYNVYGGLQDNGSVMGPSSNPNGVPVRIQDWRRTGGGDGMYNIVDKTNNRYLYNEYQFGPIQRVDLKTGEATSIRYENANKMRWNWSSPIVVSEHNADVIYHAGNKVLRSDFRGENWKEISPDLTNDDAVKAAGTGNIQYGTITTLEESPINPDELWVGTDDGNVQLTLDGGKTWTKLNDNIKGNPGYWVSRIEASAHFAGTAYVSYTGLRRDDFRPFVYKTTDFGKTWTSIAANLPNENINVIKEDHKNPDLLFVGTDQSVFATIDGGKNWTEMNNGFPTNPAYDLVIHSRENDLVVGTHGRGIFIADISPLQELNQEVLSSKAYLFDIEDKVKWGNYPVNNASYTNYNGESEAPGTHINFYASQAGKATINIYKGKRKIQTLTVDAEKGLNQTIWNMDQIVRARTDQEMEGVKRQAERMKNWGYTDAQAEAYIERSKYITSEINPGDFKVELILNGVTMMKDATVLEDLWYDQ
- a CDS encoding carboxypeptidase-like regulatory domain-containing protein, with the protein product MKSFIATLFLLLFCSISLFAQQADVIRGVVIQQETQEPIPGAQVFINGTTLGTLSDSLGNFILKDVPIGIVEVVVRVLGFEYASFKVNTNSIETEYRVELKEKVYELDQITVSPDPEEWKINFEQFRKVFIGQGPFSDETKIKNKEDLNFEYDVKQNKLIAFAYDKLIIENKALGYEIYFYLENFQIDFTNRTNTFSGQTQFIPLKSRRKRTQRRWEANRELAYKGSFLHFSQSLIANRSVDEGFVVKWEKREDKARYITRDTIATETYFQKVKQEEYLFRFDNFINVQFMGEFEDPSYLRSIASVFDSNPRTLVDYQVSSVTLLADSVRMDKNAYVYNPTDLLFDGYWSFESVSDMLPLDYSMLKKDD
- the recA gene encoding recombinase RecA, whose product is MAESKDKLKALDIAVGQIEKQHGKGTIMKLGDDAAQDVEVISTGSIMVDYALGVQGVPRGRITEIYGPEASGKTTLALQVIAEAQKNGGYAAFIDAEHAFDPRYAKALGIKVDELLVSQPDSGEQALEITETLIRSGALDVIVVDSVAALVPRAELEGEMGDSHMGLQARLMSQALRKITGIVNKSHTACIFINQVREKIGVMFGNPETTTGGRALKFYSSVRLDIRRIGAIKKGDEVLGNRTKVKVAKNKVAPPFKVVEFNIMYGKGISKIAEILDLAVEFDIIQKRGSWFRYDGEPIGQGADSAMQFLEEDAALTEKIESTVRARLKGEEPDEITADASKEKEAETA
- a CDS encoding PAS domain-containing hybrid sensor histidine kinase/response regulator, which translates into the protein MSYTDEYGITNKLLLRQLKKAYGEDKALPDELVILLHKVQSSYEHYDSDRALLERAMDLSSEEILESNVKLKVENEKQVKVLNTLKESLETLGIREFEALNTENISAVADYVKLQIEYRKKVTQALSESEKRYKLFVENATDIIYRVDKDGYFTYVNPVAYRLSGYTEQGLLAMKFINLVRDDYRDTVYNFYTTRIKKKESTNYLEFPLKTINGKELWIGQNVQILYRDGKYHGIQAVARDITKFKKVQRDLLEAKKQAEESSKAKEEFLANMSHEIRTPMNAIIGLTKLLNQTPLNPEQKKYVEATINSADYLISIINDILDFSKIEARKLDIEQVGFDMVKLVDDVFSTMHFRAEEKGILLQKELSKDLKSYFIGDPTRIKQILINLLSNAIKFTDRGSVKLEVHALNTKKNGKVVQFKVVDTGIGISNEKLTKIFESFSQADTSTTRKFGGTGLGLTITQLLVELLGGKILVQSAVGEGSEFSVNIPLSYADKEDLAEQPVYNVNTFDISTINLLLVEDHKINRLLIKSLLDQWRVKHDWAQNGEEALEKLTNDKFDIILMDVQMPVMDGIEATMAIRNQLKMDIPIIALTANAVKGDTDRCKEAGMNDYLTKPFDPSTLYNKIINQLLVNE
- a CDS encoding FIST signal transduction protein, producing the protein MKSEQLIYSNSDGWVSRKRELGFSESSATLVFMFGTVELLGDESHYNFVRSKYPNAKIVTASTSGEISDQVHDEQNILVTAIQLEKTPIEVQSLNHSEVQDSYELGAKLAKKLSDHDLNHILVVSDGQVVNGSELVKGIRSETSNSVSITGGMASDNAQFIKTLVSVDEIPSEGNVVLIGFYGENIKITYGAKGGWDEFGPHRIVTKSIGNVLYEIDGKNALEIYKRYLGDKAEELPGSALLFPLNMKLDGVDEPLVRTVLNVDDEEGTMTFAGNMIEGSTVRFMRANFDRIIEGAMDAAVQNVERFNLAKNPDLVLMVSCVGRKLVLNQRIEEEVESVVDVFGQESTYAGFFSNGEISPHSNNLTCELHNQTMTITTFTELE
- a CDS encoding regulatory protein RecX is translated as MPKAPKLPSTVSRIEVQKKSSVRYSIFSETEFIVGVSDATLVRLDLRKGTVIDEVLYQRIENEEERWKVREYLIGLLSRRDHASFELKQKGLKKDYSAQILDELIYELEQKGYINNHSFAVKYVHDKYEFNKWGPTKIRIELQKKKLSANIIEQALDEVFSEVDQIETIHALILKKKPALLRTEAFKRKKKIFDFLVRKGFSPNTILKQMDYLLELIEK
- a CDS encoding AI-2E family transporter, with protein sequence MKNITLERVVKFGIGITAVGFLGLVLYRYGTLVLYLVLAMILSYILDPVVNWLQRNKIHRTLAISLTLIAVILVFVYASTSVVPIVAEQMVELAGQLDIQNIEMIANSVETKLSEDYQFIPEGFLSNNISQVLNSLFNFDQFSSVFSNVVGVFTDIFSAILVVPFAAFFFLKDGSKIRRDLLRLVPNKYFETSLTLIDKIEKRLGLYFRSVLLQSILVAFSSWSTLSIAGLENSLSVGIAVGLANTIPYFGPVLGYILSVIISIIETGDFSLVLACLLAIFIVQMLDNILFQPLLFSRSADMHPVAILFIILVGAETAGILGMLVAIPLATIIRITILQISWSFNNYQVFRRDTEVIKSSSG
- the purN gene encoding phosphoribosylglycinamide formyltransferase, translating into MNNLVVFASGSGSNFQSIIDAITSGQLSARIVGLVTNKNEAYAIERAKNNNIPVLVLNPSDFEDNSEYSEKLLQQLTDWNTDLIVLAGYLRKIPASIIQAFDNRILNIHPALLPKFGGKGFYGMNVHTAVIEQQEVETGCTVHVVTEEYDKGPILGQSKVQVLDTDTPEDLAKRVLTEEHKLYPRVIQSHLETLNQH